In Blattabacterium cuenoti, a single window of DNA contains:
- a CDS encoding MBL fold metallo-hydrolase translates to MKITFLGTGNSQGVPIIGSTHPVCLSKCAKDKRLRSSIIIEIKNKIFLIDCSPDFRYQMLRTNYKKLDAIFITHEHQDHIGGLDDIRPLNCNNKSIPIYGLRRVITHIKNRFDYIFKKQNKNIITSNRSNLSIYELNETPVFIDNIEIIPLYIWHGKLLILGFRIDNFAYITDASSIPITTKSKLKGLDILVLNILRRSSYNINIIPTNSNLLYNSLKMIKCINPKKAYITHISHFLGFHEKVQAKLPKNIYLAYDGLEIEI, encoded by the coding sequence ATGAAAATTACTTTTTTAGGAACTGGTAATTCACAAGGAGTCCCAATTATAGGGTCAACACATCCTGTATGTTTATCAAAATGTGCAAAAGATAAAAGACTTAGAAGTTCTATTATTATAGAAATAAAAAATAAAATATTTTTAATAGATTGTAGTCCAGATTTTCGTTATCAAATGTTAAGAACAAATTATAAAAAATTAGATGCTATTTTTATAACACATGAACATCAAGATCATATAGGTGGATTAGATGATATTCGTCCTTTAAATTGTAATAATAAATCAATACCAATTTATGGATTACGTCGTGTGATAACACATATTAAAAATAGATTTGATTATATTTTTAAAAAACAAAATAAAAATATCATCACATCAAATAGATCTAATCTTTCTATTTATGAACTAAATGAAACGCCTGTATTTATAGATAATATTGAAATTATTCCTTTATATATATGGCATGGTAAATTACTAATTTTAGGATTTCGTATAGATAATTTTGCATATATAACAGATGCAAGTAGTATTCCTATTACTACAAAAAGTAAATTAAAAGGATTAGATATTTTAGTTTTAAATATCTTAAGAAGATCTTCGTATAATATTAATATTATTCCCACTAATAGTAATTTATTATATAATTCATTAAAAATGATAAAATGTATTAATCCAAAAAAAGCTTATATTACACATATAAGTCATTTTTTAGGATTTCATGAAAAAGTTCAAGCAAAATTACCTAAAAATATATATTTAGCTTATGATGGATTAGAAATAGAAATATAA
- a CDS encoding cytochrome c biogenesis protein ResB, which produces MIKKVFKQIFFSNKITSLLFIIIAIIMAIGTLLEKKYSTDIAKIYIYNSHWFEIIICLFIIHLIINIYKYKLWKYNKIPIFLFHLSFIFIFIGGVFSRYFSFEGIMFLREGNINRNVISEKSFLKLKIKSQFNNSIKEYKVPYILSPFHHKTSNVNFCYKKNLIKIKILNYIPYAKETFIENDRGEKIIKIISSKQGKRKEFFLKNGTSININGILFSLNKKIPYGIQILEKKNKLFIKSSFLAININIINNKLNFLLKKQITPLKLKTLYQIYDKNNNKNIQWVIPDKIKIGKIIYITSSSENKTDYLDAITAKITFQNTSQLITFLGGKNTHKMSSAIQLNGKYISVGYGSIVIKLPFIIKLNKFNIENYPGSDFPSSFISNVTLIDNQHQYNYDIYMNHILNYKGYKFFQSGYNSDKKGTHLYVNNDYLGTLFSYIGYGIMSIGMIITLFWKKSRFNFLIQQLKILSKI; this is translated from the coding sequence ATGATAAAAAAGGTTTTTAAACAAATTTTTTTTTCTAATAAAATAACTTCTTTATTATTTATTATAATAGCAATAATAATGGCTATTGGAACATTGTTAGAAAAAAAATATTCTACAGATATAGCTAAAATATATATCTATAATTCACATTGGTTTGAAATAATTATATGTTTATTTATAATTCATTTAATAATAAATATATATAAATATAAATTATGGAAATATAACAAAATACCAATCTTTCTTTTTCATTTATCATTTATTTTTATATTTATTGGAGGTGTGTTTTCTAGATATTTTAGTTTTGAAGGAATCATGTTCCTTAGAGAAGGAAATATAAATAGAAATGTAATTTCAGAGAAAAGTTTTTTAAAATTAAAAATTAAAAGTCAATTTAATAATTCTATAAAAGAATATAAAGTTCCTTATATATTATCTCCTTTTCACCATAAAACATCTAATGTAAATTTTTGTTATAAAAAAAATCTTATCAAGATTAAAATTCTAAATTATATTCCTTATGCTAAGGAAACTTTTATTGAAAATGATAGAGGAGAAAAAATCATTAAAATTATTTCATCTAAACAAGGAAAAAGAAAAGAATTTTTTTTAAAAAATGGAACATCAATTAATATTAATGGAATTTTATTTTCTTTAAATAAAAAAATTCCTTATGGAATACAAATTCTTGAAAAAAAAAATAAATTATTTATTAAATCATCTTTTTTAGCCATTAATATTAATATAATTAATAATAAATTAAATTTTTTATTAAAAAAACAAATAACCCCTTTAAAATTAAAAACATTATATCAAATTTATGATAAAAATAATAATAAAAATATTCAATGGGTAATTCCTGATAAAATTAAAATTGGAAAAATTATTTATATAACTTCTTCTAGTGAAAATAAAACGGATTATTTAGACGCAATTACTGCTAAAATTACTTTTCAAAATACATCTCAATTAATTACATTTTTAGGTGGTAAAAATACTCATAAAATGAGTTCAGCTATACAATTAAATGGAAAATATATTTCTGTAGGATATGGATCTATTGTTATTAAACTTCCTTTTATAATTAAATTAAATAAATTTAACATAGAAAATTATCCTGGATCTGATTTTCCTTCTTCTTTTATTAGTAATGTTACTTTAATAGATAATCAACATCAATATAACTATGATATTTATATGAATCATATTTTAAATTATAAAGGATATAAATTTTTTCAGTCTGGATATAATTCCGATAAAAAAGGAACACATCTTTATGTAAATAATGATTATTTAGGAACTTTATTTTCATATATAGGATATGGAATAATGAGTATTGGAATGATAATAACATTATTTTGGAAAAAATCTAGATTTAATTTTTTAATACAACAATTAAAAATATTATCTAAAATTTAA
- a CDS encoding cytochrome c biogenesis protein, producing MLKNVYKIILFFLFITNNVLYSNNHNNNQIYLNTISQNINISKKHGENFSKLLVQDEQGRIKPIHSLALDLLRKIHKKSYIGNINANQWIISIHQNSLFWTKVPFIKVDKTGGKHFLYKAKSNKDGYVSMIDLYSFNANQSKLMFIFQNDYELAFSKNPATRNKYDKAVINLSEKIGILHEIFQGKYLRIFPIKNDNNNTWSSWIINNNFYDNKINTIGFIMFNNYLRSLFKSQYKNNWNFADNEVKKIKLYQIQYTKKSILPSNTKIYMEILYNKLNIFYLLPFIYLLIGILLIICSFYNIFYDNKYINYFYNILSSIIFLSFFLELFGLILRWYIAGHPPWSNGYESSIFISWCLIAIGLLFIKNKFVIGITSLCSFILLFIASGDIMDPEITHLVPVLKSHWLIIHVAIITSSYGFFFTGSVIGFFVLILNIIKNYNKNYKKIINIKIRQLTIINEISITIGLFLLTIGTFLGSIWANVSWGRYWSWDPKETWALISIMVYACILHLRLIPSISKNFIIFNFSSMFAILSIIMTYFGVNYYLSGLHSYAKGDSIYIPYWIYVYLCLLCCISIFSFYSNKYSINNYIVSKKVK from the coding sequence ATGTTAAAAAATGTATATAAAATTATACTATTTTTTTTATTTATCACTAATAATGTTTTATATTCAAATAATCACAATAATAATCAAATTTATTTAAATACTATATCACAAAATATTAATATTTCTAAAAAACATGGAGAAAATTTTAGTAAATTATTAGTACAAGATGAACAAGGTAGAATAAAACCAATACATAGTTTAGCATTAGATTTACTAAGAAAAATACATAAAAAAAGTTATATTGGAAATATTAACGCTAATCAATGGATAATATCAATTCATCAAAATAGTCTATTTTGGACTAAAGTTCCATTTATTAAAGTCGATAAAACAGGTGGAAAACATTTTTTATATAAAGCAAAATCAAATAAAGATGGATATGTATCAATGATTGATTTATATTCTTTTAATGCAAATCAATCAAAATTAATGTTTATTTTTCAAAACGATTATGAATTAGCTTTTTCTAAAAATCCTGCCACAAGAAATAAGTATGATAAAGCAGTTATCAACTTAAGTGAAAAAATTGGAATTTTACATGAAATTTTTCAAGGAAAATATCTTCGTATTTTTCCAATAAAAAATGATAATAATAATACATGGTCAAGTTGGATTATAAATAATAATTTTTATGATAATAAAATTAATACGATTGGATTTATAATGTTTAATAATTATTTAAGATCTTTATTCAAATCACAATATAAAAATAATTGGAATTTTGCCGATAATGAAGTAAAAAAAATAAAATTATATCAAATACAATATACAAAAAAATCTATTTTACCATCGAATACAAAAATTTATATGGAAATATTATATAATAAATTAAATATATTTTATTTATTACCATTTATTTACTTATTAATTGGAATATTATTAATTATTTGTTCTTTTTATAATATTTTTTATGATAATAAATACATAAATTATTTTTATAATATTTTATCATCCATTATATTTTTATCATTTTTTTTAGAATTATTTGGATTAATTTTAAGATGGTATATTGCTGGACATCCTCCTTGGAGTAATGGATATGAATCTTCTATTTTTATTAGTTGGTGTTTGATAGCCATTGGATTATTATTTATTAAAAATAAATTTGTTATAGGAATTACTTCTTTATGTTCTTTTATTTTATTATTTATAGCAAGTGGAGATATTATGGATCCAGAGATAACACATTTAGTTCCAGTATTAAAATCACATTGGTTAATTATACATGTTGCTATAATTACATCTAGTTATGGATTTTTTTTTACAGGATCTGTGATAGGATTTTTTGTATTAATTTTAAATATAATCAAGAATTATAATAAAAATTATAAAAAAATAATAAATATTAAAATTCGTCAATTGACAATAATTAATGAAATTAGTATAACTATAGGATTATTTTTATTAACTATAGGTACATTTTTAGGTTCTATTTGGGCAAATGTCAGTTGGGGGAGGTATTGGAGTTGGGATCCAAAAGAAACTTGGGCGTTAATTAGTATTATGGTATATGCTTGTATTTTGCATTTAAGACTAATTCCATCTATAAGTAAAAATTTTATAATTTTTAATTTTTCTAGTATGTTTGCAATATTATCTATTATAATGACTTATTTTGGAGTAAATTATTATTTATCTGGATTACATTCTTATGCTAAAGGAGATTCAATATATATTCCATATTGGATATATGTATATTTATGTCTTTTATGTTGTATTTCAATATTTTCATTTTATTCCAATAAGTATAGTATTAATAATTATATTGTTAGTAAAAAAGTTAAATGA
- a CDS encoding lysophospholipid acyltransferase family protein has product MKYKYKKSTLFRDAFVHFNFIKRFLIFTFGCLSYKRYNGFNQLSLKGTEYIQNLPKNQVLFVSNHQTYFADVFAMFHVFCSVKNGFLNTIKNPIYLLNPIMNLYFVAAKKTMNHGILTKLFNYSGGITVNRSWITENNKKQYIDLSEIYRMGIALNDGWLITFPQGTTKACAPVRRGIVHVIKKYNPIVVPIVIDGFYIKLMIKKELKLNKKELYKK; this is encoded by the coding sequence TTGAAATATAAATATAAAAAAAGTACTTTATTTAGAGACGCATTTGTCCATTTTAATTTTATTAAACGTTTTTTAATATTTACTTTTGGTTGTCTCTCTTATAAGAGATATAATGGATTCAATCAATTATCTTTAAAAGGAACAGAATACATACAAAATCTTCCAAAGAACCAAGTTCTTTTTGTTTCTAATCATCAAACATATTTTGCAGATGTTTTTGCGATGTTTCATGTTTTTTGTAGTGTAAAAAATGGATTTTTGAATACTATCAAAAATCCAATTTATCTATTAAATCCAATAATGAATTTATATTTTGTTGCAGCAAAAAAAACTATGAATCATGGAATTTTAACTAAATTATTTAATTATTCAGGAGGAATTACAGTTAATAGATCATGGATTACTGAAAATAATAAAAAACAATATATTGATTTATCAGAAATTTATCGTATGGGAATAGCATTAAATGATGGATGGTTAATTACTTTTCCACAAGGAACGACTAAAGCATGTGCTCCTGTTAGAAGAGGAATAGTTCATGTAATAAAAAAATATAATCCTATAGTAGTTCCTATTGTAATAGATGGATTTTATATAAAGCTTATGATAAAAAAGGAATTAAAATTAAACAAAAAGGAATTGTACAAAAAATGA
- the alaS gene encoding alanine--tRNA ligase: protein MQYQKVKNTFLNFFKKKDHKILPSFPIYLDDDPSLLFINSGMNPFKDIFLGKKNPTYHRIANIQKCLRITGKHNDLKNVGYDNYHHTMFEMLGNWSFGDYSRKETIEWAIELLTKEYKISQDNIYVTIFIGNDQDKLSKDTESLDLWKDWINNDHILFFGKNENFWEMGDIGPCGPSSEIHIDLRSKNEKTKLSGKYLINKGHPKVIEIWNLVFIEFFRQANGQLKYLSKKHVDTGMGLERLCMVLQGVNSSYETDIFLPIINKIKNFLGNKYENKYQQNISINIIADHLRSIIFAISDGQRPSNNHAGYILRKILRRSIIYAFRFFNKKHPFLYKIIDFFIEEMHKFFPELKNKKEYIQSIVEEEEISFFKVINKGYDRIQHIISLTKKQNQQIIDGNRIFKLYDTYGFPIELSKTIAKQNNLLIDEFVFNKELSKQKQQSNINRISIIKSEWIYNNKFIEQNNNVNFIGYDILSCKIVIIKYRKVYQKLENKFSYELVFSQTPFYPESGGQIGDTGYIKNNKEQIKIEDTKKEGVDIIHIIKQLPNNIYDDFVVEVDKIKRKQIEINHTATHLLYFSLKTILGKNIIQKGSYIGNDYLRFDFSYHKQISLQQLNEIENLVQEYIFNNLSLLEQRFSSYEEAKKFGYIGNFNIKYKHQIRVITFGDSSELCIGTHIKYTKDIKLFQIISESSIAYGIRRITAITSNNAIKYLKKINFQYKCLKELMNGIEPSVKTFSDLMNKNKQLIKKIYTINIHRIEYLKKEYLIKAKIRSNITYIDDIYCNNRNHLDLELLKKIGLSLRLQINNLFMIVGFIKDNKPILFISISDLLIKNQNMNAYKIMKHFSNYIVGTYWGKSFFSISIGKNKNGLTIISKEINDYINRRF, encoded by the coding sequence ATGCAATATCAAAAAGTAAAAAATACTTTTTTAAATTTCTTTAAAAAAAAAGATCATAAAATATTACCATCTTTTCCTATTTATTTAGATGATGATCCAAGTTTACTGTTTATTAATTCTGGCATGAATCCATTTAAAGATATTTTTTTAGGGAAAAAGAATCCTACGTATCATAGAATCGCAAATATTCAAAAATGTCTTAGAATTACTGGAAAACATAATGATTTAAAAAATGTAGGATATGATAATTATCATCATACTATGTTTGAAATGTTAGGTAATTGGTCTTTTGGAGATTATTCGAGAAAAGAAACTATAGAATGGGCAATAGAATTATTAACAAAAGAATATAAAATATCTCAAGACAATATTTATGTTACTATTTTTATTGGAAATGATCAAGATAAATTATCCAAAGATACAGAATCTTTAGATCTTTGGAAAGATTGGATTAATAATGATCATATTTTATTTTTTGGAAAAAATGAAAATTTTTGGGAAATGGGCGATATAGGCCCTTGTGGCCCTTCATCTGAAATACATATAGATCTTAGAAGTAAAAATGAAAAAACTAAATTATCTGGCAAATATTTAATTAATAAAGGTCATCCTAAAGTAATAGAAATTTGGAATCTTGTGTTTATAGAATTTTTTAGACAAGCAAATGGACAATTAAAATATTTATCGAAAAAACATGTAGATACTGGAATGGGATTAGAAAGATTATGTATGGTATTACAAGGAGTAAATTCTAGTTATGAAACTGATATTTTTCTTCCAATCATTAATAAAATTAAAAATTTTTTAGGTAACAAATATGAAAATAAATATCAACAAAATATTTCAATAAATATTATAGCAGATCATTTAAGATCTATAATATTTGCTATATCAGATGGACAACGTCCATCTAATAATCATGCTGGATATATACTTAGAAAAATATTAAGAAGATCTATAATTTATGCTTTTCGTTTTTTTAATAAAAAACATCCATTTCTTTATAAAATTATAGATTTTTTTATAGAAGAAATGCATAAATTCTTTCCTGAATTAAAAAACAAAAAAGAATATATTCAATCTATTGTAGAAGAAGAAGAAATTTCTTTTTTTAAAGTAATTAACAAAGGATATGATAGAATTCAACATATTATATCACTAACTAAAAAACAAAATCAACAAATTATTGATGGTAATAGAATATTTAAATTATATGATACTTATGGATTTCCAATTGAATTATCAAAAACAATTGCAAAACAAAATAATCTGTTAATAGATGAATTTGTTTTTAACAAAGAATTATCAAAACAAAAACAACAATCCAATATAAATAGAATATCAATAATAAAATCTGAATGGATTTATAATAACAAATTTATAGAACAAAACAATAATGTCAATTTTATAGGATATGATATTTTATCATGTAAAATTGTTATTATTAAATATAGAAAAGTATATCAAAAATTAGAAAATAAATTTTCTTATGAACTAGTATTTTCTCAAACTCCTTTTTATCCTGAAAGTGGTGGTCAAATTGGAGATACTGGATATATTAAAAATAATAAAGAACAAATTAAAATTGAAGATACTAAAAAAGAAGGTGTTGATATTATACATATTATAAAACAATTACCTAACAATATATATGATGATTTTGTAGTAGAAGTAGATAAAATAAAAAGAAAACAAATTGAAATAAATCATACTGCTACACATTTATTATATTTTTCGTTGAAAACAATTTTAGGAAAAAATATTATACAAAAAGGTTCTTATATAGGAAATGATTATTTACGTTTTGATTTTTCTTATCATAAACAAATTTCTTTACAACAATTAAATGAAATAGAAAATTTAGTTCAAGAATATATTTTCAATAATTTATCTTTATTAGAACAAAGATTTTCTTCTTATGAAGAAGCCAAAAAATTTGGATATATTGGAAATTTTAATATAAAATATAAACATCAAATTAGAGTAATTACATTTGGAGATTCATCGGAATTATGTATTGGAACACATATAAAATATACAAAAGATATTAAGCTATTTCAAATTATATCTGAATCTTCTATTGCTTATGGAATAAGAAGAATCACAGCTATTACGTCAAATAACGCTATTAAATATCTTAAAAAAATTAATTTTCAATATAAATGTTTAAAAGAATTAATGAATGGAATAGAACCATCCGTAAAGACTTTTAGTGATTTAATGAACAAAAATAAACAATTAATAAAAAAAATATATACTATAAATATTCATAGAATTGAATATTTAAAAAAAGAATATCTTATTAAAGCTAAAATTAGATCTAATATAACTTATATAGATGATATATATTGTAATAATAGAAATCATTTAGATTTAGAATTACTTAAAAAAATAGGGTTAAGTTTACGATTACAAATTAATAATTTATTTATGATTGTAGGTTTTATAAAAGATAATAAACCAATTCTATTTATTTCTATATCAGATTTACTTATTAAAAATCAAAATATGAATGCATATAAAATTATGAAACATTTTTCTAATTATATTGTTGGAACATATTGGGGTAAATCTTTTTTCTCTATATCAATTGGAAAAAACAAAAATGGATTAACTATAATTTCAAAAGAAATCAATGATTATATTAATAGACGATTTTAA
- a CDS encoding 2-oxoglutarate dehydrogenase E1 component, translated as MNDRYSFLNSIHIKDLELLYQKYKVNPDSIEPSWSAFFYGFDLGNEKHFVKKFFNYKEFLVYNLIQAYKIQGHLFSKINPIKKRNCSYNTSNTSLNLKNFGLSDKELDLNFESGIFIGLGKTSLRNIINFLKKKYCNSIGIEYMYINDIKKREWIEKWLYNNIEFSSHKKIFFLKKLNEAIAFEHFIHNKFIGQKRFSIEGNESTLPALEEMIEYASTQYNTEEFIVGMSHRGRLNFLANCLKKNYSYIFNEFYGKEYKDVLLSGDVKYHLGFTKIKKNSIGNKIKISLLPNSSHLESVDAIVEGLTRSKLDHIYKKNKNQIIPILIHGDAAISGQGIVYEVIQFSKLNGYHTGGTIHIIINNQIGFTTNEMEGRSSIYCTDIAKIVMSPVLHINADDIESVIKSIYFAIDFRMRYNEDVFIDLIGYRKYGHNEGDDPRYTQPMLYKLIDKHKNVYESYKEELEKDKIINNNDIKMIETKYQTILHNEYAKSQHIKWNILNSFLEEEWQHFPLIVDTKEMFKNINTKYSLQKLINIAKCIFTLPKDKHFFKKTISIFNNRLSLILTKKLVDWSSAELLAYGTLLDEGISIRLSGEDVARGTFSQRHIIVKTENEEQIILLNKIHRGQKLIEVYNSPLSEYGVLGFDYGYSLLSPYILTIWEAQFGDFGNGAQIIIDQYIASGESKWKICNGIVLLLPHGYEGQGPEHSSARIERYLQLCANNNLFLANCTTPANYYHLLRRQMKLNFRKPLLIFTPKSLLRHPKCFSRLEDLSNGKFKEIIEDSSCINEKKIKKLIFCSGKIYYDLLKIKESIKDIETILIRIEQIYPLKEKTIHNLLNKYKNRKHTIWVQEEPENMGVWNFFLRQFGKDIPFRLIAPSESSSPSTGSLKNFLKIYNHILKKAFL; from the coding sequence ATGAATGATAGATATTCTTTCTTAAATTCAATTCATATTAAAGATTTGGAATTACTCTATCAAAAATACAAAGTTAATCCTGATTCAATAGAACCTAGTTGGTCTGCTTTTTTTTATGGATTTGATTTAGGAAATGAAAAACATTTTGTAAAAAAATTTTTTAATTATAAAGAATTTTTAGTTTATAATTTAATTCAAGCTTATAAAATACAAGGTCATTTATTTAGTAAAATAAATCCTATTAAAAAAAGAAATTGTTCATATAATACATCTAATACATCTTTAAATTTAAAAAATTTTGGATTATCAGATAAAGAATTAGATTTAAATTTTGAATCTGGAATATTTATAGGACTTGGAAAAACATCATTAAGAAATATAATTAATTTTTTAAAAAAAAAATATTGTAATTCTATTGGAATTGAATATATGTATATTAATGATATAAAAAAAAGAGAATGGATAGAAAAATGGTTATATAATAATATTGAATTTTCATCACATAAAAAAATTTTTTTTTTAAAAAAATTAAACGAAGCTATTGCATTTGAACATTTTATACACAATAAATTTATTGGACAAAAAAGATTTTCTATAGAAGGAAATGAATCTACATTACCTGCATTAGAAGAAATGATTGAATATGCTTCAACACAATATAATACAGAAGAATTTATTGTTGGAATGTCTCACAGAGGTAGATTAAATTTTCTTGCTAATTGTTTAAAAAAAAATTATTCATATATATTTAATGAATTTTATGGAAAAGAGTATAAAGATGTATTATTATCTGGAGATGTCAAATATCATTTAGGATTTACTAAAATAAAAAAAAATTCTATTGGAAATAAAATTAAAATTAGTTTATTACCCAATTCATCTCATTTAGAATCTGTTGATGCTATTGTAGAAGGTTTAACAAGATCAAAATTAGATCATATTTATAAAAAAAATAAAAATCAAATTATACCAATCTTAATTCATGGAGATGCTGCTATATCAGGTCAAGGAATAGTTTACGAAGTGATTCAATTTTCAAAATTAAACGGATATCATACTGGAGGAACTATTCATATAATTATTAATAATCAAATTGGATTTACAACGAATGAAATGGAAGGAAGATCTAGTATTTATTGTACAGATATTGCAAAAATTGTTATGTCTCCAGTTTTACATATTAATGCAGATGATATTGAATCTGTTATAAAATCTATTTATTTTGCTATAGATTTTAGAATGCGTTATAATGAAGATGTTTTTATAGATTTAATAGGGTATAGAAAATATGGGCATAATGAAGGAGATGATCCACGGTATACTCAACCTATGTTGTATAAATTAATTGATAAACATAAAAATGTTTATGAATCATATAAAGAAGAATTAGAAAAAGACAAAATTATTAATAATAATGATATTAAAATGATAGAAACAAAATATCAAACAATTCTTCATAATGAATATGCAAAATCTCAACATATTAAATGGAATATTTTAAATTCTTTTTTAGAAGAAGAATGGCAACACTTTCCATTAATTGTTGATACAAAAGAAATGTTTAAAAATATCAATACTAAATATTCTTTACAGAAATTAATTAATATTGCTAAATGTATTTTTACTCTTCCAAAGGATAAACATTTTTTTAAAAAAACAATTTCTATTTTTAATAATAGATTAAGTTTAATTTTAACTAAAAAATTAGTTGATTGGAGTAGTGCAGAATTACTTGCATATGGTACTTTATTAGATGAAGGCATTTCTATTCGATTATCAGGGGAAGATGTAGCTAGAGGAACATTCTCTCAACGACATATTATCGTTAAAACAGAAAATGAAGAACAAATTATTCTTTTAAATAAAATTCATAGAGGACAAAAACTAATTGAAGTTTATAATTCACCACTTTCAGAATATGGTGTTTTAGGATTTGATTATGGATATTCTTTATTATCTCCTTATATTTTAACGATATGGGAAGCTCAATTTGGGGATTTTGGAAATGGAGCCCAAATCATAATAGATCAATATATTGCTTCTGGAGAAAGTAAATGGAAAATTTGTAATGGTATAGTTTTATTATTACCTCATGGATATGAAGGCCAAGGTCCAGAACATTCTTCTGCTCGTATTGAAAGATATTTACAATTATGTGCAAATAATAATTTATTTCTAGCCAATTGTACTACTCCAGCAAATTATTATCATTTATTAAGAAGACAAATGAAATTAAATTTTAGAAAACCACTATTAATTTTTACACCAAAAAGTTTATTACGGCATCCAAAATGTTTTTCCAGATTAGAAGATTTATCTAATGGAAAATTTAAGGAAATTATCGAAGATTCTTCATGTATCAATGAGAAAAAAATAAAAAAATTAATATTTTGTTCTGGTAAAATATATTATGATTTATTAAAAATAAAAGAATCTATTAAAGACATAGAAACTATTTTAATACGTATAGAACAAATTTATCCATTAAAAGAAAAAACTATTCATAATTTGCTTAATAAATATAAAAATAGAAAACATACTATATGGGTTCAAGAAGAACCGGAAAACATGGGAGTATGGAATTTTTTTCTTAGACAATTTGGAAAAGATATCCCATTTAGATTAATTGCTCCATCGGAAAGTTCTAGTCCATCTACTGGTTCTTTAAAAAATTTTTTAAAAATTTACAATCATATATTAAAAAAGGCTTTTTTATAA